The proteins below are encoded in one region of Aquisphaera giovannonii:
- a CDS encoding DUF4956 domain-containing protein produces MPEWLTRSMNGGSGGSPLELGERFLAALLLGAAVAAFYRWARRGEEVPPTFQATLVMLATLIAMATKVIDDSVARAFSMVGALSVVRFRTVVKDTQDTAFVIMAVIVGMAVGVDRMVIAVVGLAVLAAAGLVLWPPGRPRGWQAQPVTLSLRTGLSDSVRVAAESALASSAGSIELITAGTARQGAALDFTYRVRLRPGCSLAGVAAELNAIEGVQSVELSRRD; encoded by the coding sequence ATGCCTGAGTGGCTCACGCGTTCGATGAACGGCGGGTCCGGCGGCTCCCCCCTGGAGCTGGGCGAGCGTTTCCTCGCCGCCCTCCTCCTGGGCGCGGCGGTGGCCGCCTTCTACCGCTGGGCCCGGCGGGGCGAGGAGGTCCCGCCGACCTTCCAGGCCACCCTCGTCATGCTCGCCACCCTGATCGCTATGGCGACGAAGGTCATCGACGACAGCGTCGCGAGGGCCTTCAGCATGGTCGGGGCCCTGTCCGTGGTCCGCTTCCGGACGGTGGTCAAGGATACCCAGGACACGGCGTTCGTCATCATGGCCGTGATCGTCGGGATGGCCGTGGGGGTGGATCGCATGGTGATCGCGGTGGTCGGCCTGGCCGTCCTCGCCGCCGCCGGGCTGGTCCTCTGGCCGCCCGGACGGCCCAGGGGTTGGCAGGCCCAGCCCGTCACGCTCTCGCTCCGCACCGGCCTGTCGGATTCCGTCCGCGTGGCCGCGGAGTCGGCCCTGGCGTCCTCCGCCGGGAGCATCGAGCTGATCACGGCGGGCACCGCGAGGCAGGGGGCGGCGCTCGACTTCACCTACCGCGTCCGCCTCCGCCCCGGCTGCTCGCTGGCGGGCGTCGCGGCCGAACTGAACGCGATCGAGGGCGTCCAGTCGGTCGAGCTCTCCCGCCGCGATTGA
- a CDS encoding YbhB/YbcL family Raf kinase inhibitor-like protein translates to MPRDRNRRIAPPVRLGVLTLLGWLLAGCGGGGGKLPPEDASRMKIQLKSRAFADGAAIPREYTCDGADRSPPLEWSGVPAASKSLSLIVDDPDAPAGTWSHWVAYDIDPAVSSLRGGIPADEPSFRQGTNDFGKPGYGGPCPPSGTHHYHFRLYALDRRLDLPAGATRRAVLDAVAGHILAEGRLIGTYAR, encoded by the coding sequence ATGCCTCGGGATCGAAACCGGCGGATCGCTCCGCCCGTCCGCCTGGGGGTCCTGACGCTGCTGGGCTGGCTGCTGGCCGGTTGCGGCGGAGGCGGGGGCAAGCTGCCCCCGGAGGACGCATCGCGGATGAAGATCCAACTCAAGAGTCGAGCGTTCGCCGACGGGGCCGCGATCCCCAGGGAGTACACCTGCGACGGGGCCGACCGGTCGCCGCCCCTGGAGTGGTCCGGCGTCCCGGCCGCCTCGAAATCGCTATCCCTGATCGTCGACGACCCCGACGCCCCGGCCGGCACGTGGTCGCACTGGGTGGCCTACGACATCGACCCGGCCGTCTCCTCCCTGCGCGGGGGGATCCCGGCGGATGAGCCGTCGTTCCGCCAGGGGACGAACGACTTCGGCAAGCCCGGCTACGGCGGCCCTTGCCCGCCCTCGGGCACGCACCATTACCACTTCCGCCTCTATGCCCTGGACCGCAGGCTCGACCTTCCCGCCGGGGCGACCCGCAGGGCGGTCCTCGACGCCGTCGCCGGGCACATCCTGGCCGAGGGCCGGCTGATCGGGACCTACGCCCGCTGA